The sequence ATACACAACATTAGAAGAACCTGCAATTATAATTATCTAACCATTGAATTAAGCCAATTAAACATCCGGATCCGTGGCGCAATGGTAGCGCGTCTGACTCCAGATCAGAAGGTTGCGTGTTCGATTCACGTCGGGTTCAAAATCCCGAACATTAATCcggatatttttttctttttggctcCAGATTTGTTGTTCGCATTTGCTGCGCTCATTCGTTCCACTGTCTTGGTGTTCCACTGTCTTGGTTCGGTAATCTAATGTCTCCTAACCGACGTTAAAATATTGATGTTGTTATTCAAGAATCATGATCTCTTTGGGTGTTGTATGGCCCATACAAAGCTTGTCGTCTGTAGATTTACATCAGAGACAATAGCAGGAAGTGAAATTGTATATTGACATCTTGTTTGAGACAGAAGTCATAACAATGTAAACCAGTAAGTGAGCTCaagttttcttttgaaaatgaAACAATAGAGTTTGAAACAAGACTCGAACCATTGAAGGTAGTAACAAGAAGATTCAGAAACAAGAAAACGACTTAATAACTACTGTTGCAGAAGTAGCCAGGATTTTCAGTAAGCCATTGATACAGTATGCTACCAGAAACAAAGGTTCAGATCCATATATCATCCTAGGTTGCAGGAGAGCTTCCGAATCTTTTAACACCTCAAGTGATGCAACACTCCACTTTGAACCCTATCCTCTCCATGTGTTTCTGTAGGATGAGTTATCGCGAAGAGAAGCATCGTGTGGCTTGTACTCCATGACGTACGCATGAGGCAGCTTCAAATGCCGCTTGATTGAGTCTCTCAACCCCATCACTGCCTGTTCACAGAAAAACATGGCACTGAATAAGTATACCGAACAAAAGAAAGGAGATCTTCTTTGTGAACAGTTTTCTCACCTGATGATCAGAGGCATTGCGATTCCATACACTAATGATGTCCTCGTTGATGCGGACACTCAGCACCGCCCCACAAATGTTTTCAGCATCATCAAGCTGGTCGCCGACCAACGCAAGAAGCTGagacaaaacaaataaatgaaaaggGTTATAACATGATTCCCAGAAAACATTTATGTAAATACTCAACAGAAATGACCACACATAAAGAAGATGAACTCACCAGATCCTCCCAGAAGCGAGCAGATACAACTTTGGAGAAACGAATGATCCACTTTCCTCCATTGCAGTTGGCAGCATCCTAAAGGATATGAATTTAGGCTAAGAGATACAATTTTTTATGTATAAGAGTTCTTCTTCCTATAAACACCTACCTCCCACAAGGGGCGAATCCCATCCTTGAAGAAATGAAGATCTGTTGGATTAGGCAAAAGAGAAGAACGAGCAAGGTGACAGTAACTGGCCCAAAAACCTTCAACCTAGTTACCACACCAAATCCAGATCTCAATAAATCAACAAGATAAGCAAACAGCTTCAAGAATAGTATTTCTAGCGCTTACAGTGCTGAACTCAACAATCTTCTTAATGTTATCCTCGTAAGACGTCTGGCTCCTGACTCCTGGTGTCCGACGTGTGTACCAAATCGCAAACTTGTACTACAAAATTTTACacgacacaaaaaaaaaagatataatcTCTTATTCAAAATCCCTAATTTCACAATCTTAAGAGCCACTGAGCTAGTAGTATACAATCTTAAGCTAAGCAAACGAAGAATGCTCAACAATGGTATAATCTCATGTTCATAATCCCTAATTTCGCAACAAAACCTCCAGAAACATAATCCGAATCGTTCCACTACCATATACCAATCTTGAACACACGAGGAGCAAAGTTTCAGCTAAGATCAGattcaaattgaaaaaaatgagGAGCTATTGTATAATCTTTCCTCAACAATGGTGTAATCTCACAATCGCAAACCCTAATTTCACACCATTCAAAATCTGAATCTTTCTACTACCATACATTAATAGCTCAATCTCGCACGAGGATTAATGTTTCAGCTAAGATCGGATTCAAAAATTGAGGATCGAATGGATAATAAGGAATAGAGGACGGACCCGTAGAGGATGAAGACCATCCTTGAGCTCGCGAGAGTAGCGTTCATCGGAAAAGGAGTCGGTAACGTACTGCGACTTGATGTTGTCGATGTTTGCGGATTCTTTTGCGTCTCTGATCTCATCGTCCCTCCGCTCCGTGATCTCCATTTTAGGGATGCTGCAGGCGTTTCGGTTTCGAATCCCTAATTATCTAATCTAACCAGGAAGGAGACAGAGACAGGGTGAGACGGAGAACTCTTTTTGACTATAGTCTCTTGTTTACATAGAGGTCAACTAATGGGCCCTATTGGGTTCTTCTAATGGGCCTCAAAAGACTTTagtttttattctttaattaacaaaacaaatcatttgTTGATGAATTAATTTCCTCTGTTAATTTGTTTGgtacttttgatttttttgtctgCTGAAGTATAAAAGCTTACATGCATTCCAAATtataatgtttctttttttttttgtgtgtggtaAATCAGCAGTAAATTTAGAATTGTTGGGTATGTAAACATATACACCAACAGCaactaaaaacataaatctTTTCAATTAGTCTCGATCGATCTCTTGTGTCTGCAAAAGTAAGTGATAGTAAAAATTTATAATCCCTAATGAAACATTGGTTTATAATCCCCAAAAATGAGAAGAGTCACACAACAAATGAAACATTGGTTTATAATCCccaaaatttaagaaataatttacataaatatatatagacttcCGAACttgtaattcttttttttttctgtttcccTAAAATCTCAAAACCAGCTCTGCATGCACATAATTGTTGTTAGTAGGCTACGGATTAAGCTGAGACTCACCAAAACAAGAAGCTTCCAATTAAGAAAGAGCAAAGAACGCACTTGCATCGGTCTAGTTAGGAAAATCTACTTCCCACTCTGCATAAAGGGTGACTTGAAAATACTTTATTATCGATGAGCTTAGTAGTTAGGTTGCTTGACTTTTTATGgacatatttttttcataactttGGAGTTCCTGTCACTGTATGTAAATCATGTTTTGCTTCTTTGTGAatacttttctttctttcttgaatATTCTTGTCATGTGTCCACTTCATTTTGTCTATATGGACTAATATCAACGGTTTAGTTTAATTGGTGCTAGAGGTGGACACTTGGGTCGTACATGTGAAACAAACTTGGCGACTTGTGGATCACTGTGGTTCACATGTTGAAGTTTCGTTGCCTGTCGTTCTTGCGTATGTGTATGACACTAGAATCTCTATAAAGATCTTTTCCACTTAGGAATTATTAGTTGAGAAGCTTGTACCAATGTGATTCTATCATCTTCTGGTCAACAAATGCAATTTAAATCTATTTAAATTCTATCACAGTTTGATGATAGTCTAAGATTAAGCTCTTTTAAAGATTAAACTTAATTTCAGTTTTAAACTGATTTAGTTAAAGCCTAAAATCAAGGAAGCAATCTCGTGATTATTTCATGTTTATAAAGTTGGCAACAAAAGGCAAAAGCAGAACTAAGAGATGGAGTCAAAAAATTCAGAAAACGAATCTCTCCACTGCTAtctctatattattttttcctCAAAACTAAACAGGTGACTTGTATCACACGTAATActttcttcctttttctttGGAATTGTTTGTTAACTACAAAAGTTTATTAGTGTACTTGAATATAAGAACCAtatttaaattatgaaaaacgttcaaatggtgGTGGTACCAAGTTTATGGTTGAACTAATGAACTCTCGTCTTCTCTAGCCATCTGGAAAGACGTCTTAAtccataaacaaacaaaaatactcAACCTACGATCCAATTTTGTTTAGTAGAacttagtagttagtactaaagATTATTCATAAGCATCATctaactaaaatatgatttcatcACTATGAATTTGTATAAACCAATGGTTATGAGAAATCTAATATCAAATAGAGAAGGGGCCTTGTCAAAGAAGACAATTGATACTTCTACTTCTTAACGTGGGTCCAAAAACGTAACATCTTTTTTGTCACTTCATGTCTCTAAATCACCATAACCATTTTGGATTCTGAATATTTGTTttggtctcttcttcttctttgctctATTAAAGGATCTAGAAACACCTTCACAAcaatgagaaagagagagagacatagAGGCCTCTCCTCAAAACTATCAAACCTAAAAACTCCCTTTCTTTTTGTGAAACCCTAACCTGAGAAACCAATCAACAACTCGGAAGAGATGGATTTAGAAGATTGGGAATTAATCCCCAAAAGTCCCTACAAGATTCTCAATCTCGATCAAGAAGAGGATCATGAGGCAGCCATGAAGATCATTAGAAACACCCAAAAAAGCTTCGACATGGATTACTTCATCTGCCCAACACAGGATCCTGTCGGAGAAACAGAGTTCCATCGAATGTCAAGCGTGGTCCCCACACAGCTCCTCCAAGTTCCCATAACTTGGGAACCCGTGTACACCGTGGACGACACAAATCACAAGAAGAACCAGGATCCGGAACTTTTGACGGACTCTGTTCCGTCGCCAAGATTAACCTTCAAAACAGCGAAGGAAAACGAATTTGTCGACATGAAAGTAGACTTACCACTGAGGTTCACAAGTCCTCTGCCTCAGAACGATGAGAAACAGTCTCTCTCAGGAGTGTTAGCAAAAGAGTACTATGATGAGATGGGAACAAAGGTTGAAGAAGGCGGTGACGTGAGGAGCAAGAAAGGGGTTGATTGGGATGAAGAGAAGAACATATGTGGTGAAAAAATGAATCTGTGGAAGATGAGTCTTAATGGAATTGGAGCTATATGTTCCTTTGgtgttgctgctgctgttacCACCTTCTGTGTGTTCTTCCTTGGACAAAGCAATAGCATCCGAGGTTGTCGAAACAAGAATAAGATCCTCAGGTTCCGGATTTACGCTGATGATAATAAGgtaattctcttttaataattaaGATTCTGAATCCAAACCAAAATTCTCAAAGGAACCAAATGAATTTTAGGTTAGTGTTGCTTGAAGGACCTTGCTAAAACTCTTAGTTAGATAATGCCGTCTTGGTTTTAATCTCATAACATTAAtctcaaattatattgaattatatcccataaatccaaaaaaaaaaatagaaaacctgTAATGGGATTTTGATCTATTTGGATGAATCAAGACCATTTAGTTTGGTATGCTTCTTCTTGGTGGCTaatggtttttattttatatggttagtGGCTAATTGTTATTAGAGTTAAATGTAGACTTCAATACATTTACGTACGTGTTTGGTTTCATTGGAAGCTAACGATCAGCAAAGTAGTATGTATCTTTGATTGACCAAAGTGATAAGGATGTGTTAAGCGTCGTGGCAAATTGTGAGAAGTTACTTACATTGTCTTTATATGTGTATTTATACGTAACTGTAGTCTGTAGAGAGGTTATTATCATCTAGATTAGTGTCATATCATGTGGCAGACTATTTCTTTTAAATGTTCAAACTCGCTGTAACTCCATGACTATcttttaaagttgatttataCGAATACataatttagttatattttgGTACGTTGCAGCGAATAAACGAAGTAGTGAAGCATGCAACAAAGATTAATGAAGCAATCTCTGTGATGAAAGGTCTTCCGGTGGCAAGAGCTCAAATATCTTTTGGAGGATACTACGATGGACCTTGAAAAAATTATAGCCACATCCGTTTAGGATAATAAATTCATCAGAGCCAAATGTCTACTGTCTAATTACCAACGGGCTCTCTCCATACAGCTTGTATAATATGAATTTAGGAAATTCAATCAATGATGGTTTATAAATTCTACATTATTTATctgatgatttatatttttgattttcgaTGCCTATAAAATTTGGATAGTAAAGTGAAACTGCTTGAAAGTTACAAACTCTTTATTTGATTTCAGATTACAAACAGAAGTATCAAtgaataaaaatttacaaaactcAGTGTAAGAGTTAGAAGAAACATAGAGGGTTATGATTGTCTGGTTATGATCTGTCTCTTTAACTTTCTGCACAAGGAAGAGACGAAAATTTGACCTAAATCATCTTCATTGAGTTTTCTCTCTCATCTCCTTGAGATTCCTCCAAAGGTATCTTCCACTAGCCATGTCGACGAACACCCAGAACCCATTCTCCATCTTCTGTTAGGTGATAAAAAAAGGAGACATCATAAAACTCCCataaactgaaaacaaaaattcaagaaaagcaAGAAGATATATATGCTTACCTTATTGAAACTGAGTCCTTGTTTATCATTCAGTTCGACCGGTGAGTCATCAGAGATGAGTTCCGGCGATGAACTCACCGTCTTCCATGCAAAATATCCGGCAAGAACCGCCGAGAAGAACACCAATAGGAATCTCAACGGACACATATCTCCTGATGGAAACTGGATTTGATCTCAATGTGCTGAAAAATCTAAGGGTTGTTGAAATTGTGAGAGCTAAAGAAAAGAGAAATTTAATTAACACATGTCTCCCCTCTCAGCTCTCGCTGCCAAAAAGGAAACGCGTTTCTGAAATTTTCAGCAAAGGGAAGATGGGAATTGGAAACTTGACATATACGTCAACGACTTATAAACGCATAATATTCCAACGCTTTTATAAAACAGccccaaatatattttttagtgcTTACAGTTAAGTCCTAAAATTCTACAAAACCACTTTCAGAGAGATTTTTGAATTAAACTATTCGAATACGATGATTACAAAGAGTAAATGTATATGAAGGataaatagattaaaaaatgGGAGTCTAGAAGGGGTTGACCTCAACTACCACTCATGTAGTTGTATTATTGTATCATACAAGTTTGTCAACGCGGCGCAATTACACAATTGGATAAAAGTCATATCGTTTTTGTCAAAGTTGAGGTACATcatgaatttatttatatcaaactTATTCATACAGAAAAGAGCTTGATAGAAGTAGAACCATGGACTCTGATAATTGATCAACATTTTACTACTGGGTCACTTGATAAAACCAAAGTACCAAAAACTAGAAACTGGAAAACAATTATTACCATATAATGgttattaaaacatttttcattACCCAAGATTAAAAAGCAAAAACTACAAGCAACTAAGGCTATAAGGTTAGTATCCTCCTCTCCCACGGCCTCTGGAGAATCCTCCACGCCCCCTGGGAGCACCTCTAAAGCTGGAGAATCCTCCACGGCCCCTAGAAGCACCTCTGGTTGAGAATCCTCCACGGCCCCTAGAAGTACCTCTGCCTCTCCCACGAACTCCAGTAGATTGTCCCCtgcaagaaaaacaaaaacataacaaGACTCTTGTTAAAAGACATGTACTAACACTTGAAACCTAAGGAGACTCAACAACAGAAAGATGCTTACTTTGGCTGTGGAAGGAA is a genomic window of Brassica napus cultivar Da-Ae chromosome A2, Da-Ae, whole genome shotgun sequence containing:
- the LOC111204528 gene encoding eukaryotic translation initiation factor NCBP-like gives rise to the protein MEITERRDDEIRDAKESANIDNIKSQYVTDSFSDERYSRELKDGLHPLRYKFAIWYTRRTPGVRSQTSYEDNIKKIVEFSTVEGFWASYCHLARSSLLPNPTDLHFFKDGIRPLWEDAANCNGGKWIIRFSKVVSARFWEDLLLALVGDQLDDAENICGAVLSVRINEDIISVWNRNASDHQAVMGLRDSIKRHLKLPHAYVMEYKPHDASLRDNSSYRNTWRG
- the LOC106432461 gene encoding uncharacterized protein LOC106432461 produces the protein MDLEDWELIPKSPYKILNLDQEEDHEAAMKIIRNTQKSFDMDYFICPTQDPVGETEFHRMSSVVPTQLLQVPITWEPVYTVDDTNHKKNQDPELLTDSVPSPRLTFKTAKENEFVDMKVDLPLRFTSPLPQNDEKQSLSGVLAKEYYDEMGTKVEEGGDVRSKKGVDWDEEKNICGEKMNLWKMSLNGIGAICSFGVAAAVTTFCVFFLGQSNSIRGCRNKNKILRFRIYADDNKRINEVVKHATKINEAISVMKGLPVARAQISFGGYYDGP
- the LOC106432462 gene encoding uncharacterized protein LOC106432462; translated protein: MCPLRFLLVFFSAVLAGYFAWKTVSSSPELISDDSPVELNDKQGLSFNKKMENGFWVFVDMASGRYLWRNLKEMREKTQ